CAGGGTAATGGCATCGAGAATGGTGGTTTTGCCCGCGCCGGTAGGGCCGGTAATGGCAAACAGGCCGGCATCTACCAGCGGTGTCTGGCTGAAATCGACGGTGTGCTCCCCGCGCAGGGAGTTCAGATTATAAAAGCGGACGCGGAGAATTTTCATAGGGCAAACCGACCAGGGGAGAGGCCGGGGAAAAGCAGAAGAGAAGGTCGGCAACCGGCTAATAAGCCGCCGGGCACACAGTCCACGAAGTTACGCCGAAGCGGGCGTTCCTGCGAGCTACTAAAGAAGAATAAGCAAACAGCCCATTCACCTCCCTATATTCCCCGCTTCAAAGCCCCTTGCATGAAGCTGCTGAAAGTATTTCCTCTCGCCGCGCTGCTCCTCGCGTGCCTCCCTCTCTTCGCCCAGGATCAAACCCCCAACCTGGCCGATTTGGTGAACCCGCTGATGGGCACCGATTCCAAGCCCAGTCTTTCCAATGGTAACACCTACCCAGCCATTGCGCGGCCCTGGGGCATGAACTTCTGGCTGCCGCAAACCGGCAAAATGGGCAGCGGCTGGGCCTATCAGTATTCGGCCGATAAGATCAAAGGCTTCAAACAGACGCACCAGCCTTCGCCCTGGATGAACGACTACGGGCAGTTTGCTCTTATGCCCATCACCGGGGCGCTACGATTTGAGGAAGAGGAGCGGGCCAGCTGGTTTTCGCACAAGGCCGAGGTAGTTACGCCCTACTACTACCGCGTGTACCTGGCCGACTACGACATTACCACTGAGCTGACGCCCACCGAGCGCGCCGCCCGCTTCCGCTTCACCTTCCCCAAAACCGACAGCGCCTACGTGGTGCTCGATGCCCTGGACCGCGGCTCCCACGTGCAGGTGCAGCCCCAGCAGCGCCGCATCATCGGCTACACCACCCGCAACAGCGGCGGTGTGCCCCAGAACTTCAAGAACTACTTCATTATTGAGTTCGACCACGACTTCAGCAGCACTACCGTTTACCTGGATAAAGTACTCTACGGGCAGCGGCTGGAAGCTACCGGCGGCCACACCGGGGCCGTGGTGGGCTTCAAAACCCGCAAGGGCGAGCAGGTGCAGGCGCGGGTAGCATCGTCCTTCATCAGCCCCGAGCAGGCCGAGCGCAACCTCCAGGAAATCGGTTCCAACGACTTTGAGGCCGTGAAGCAGCAGGGAAAAACGGCCTGGAACGAGCAGCTGGGCCGGGTGCAGGTGGAAGGCGGCACCGATGCCCAGCAGCGCACCTTCTATTCCTGCCTGTACCGCTCCCTGCTGTTTCCGCGCAAGTTTTACGAGCTGGATGCTGCCGGCCAGCCCGTGCACTACTCGCCCTACAATGGCCAGGTGCAGCCTGGCTACCTCTACACCGATACCGGGTTCTGGGACACCTTCCGGGCCTTGTTTCCCTTCCTGAACCTGCTGTACCCCGACGTGAACAGCCAGATTCAGGCCGGCCTCGTGAATACCTACAAGGAAGGTGGCTGGCTGCCGGAGTGGGCCAGCCCCGGCTACCGCGACATTATGGTGGGCAACAACTCGGCCTCTGTGGTGGCTGATGCCTACCTGAAAGGCGTGCGCGGCTACGACATCAACAAGCTCTACGAGGGCCTGCTGAAAGGCGCCAACGCCCAGGGCCCGCTGGAAGCCGTGGGCCGGGCCGGCGCCAGCTACTACAACAAGCTCGGCTACGTGCCCTACGATGTCAAAATCAACGAAAGCGCCGCCCGCACCCTGGAATACGCCTACGATGACTTCGCCATTGCCCAGCTCGGCAAGGCACTGGGGCGGCCCAAAAAGGAAGTGGCGCTCTACCAGAAGCGCAGCCAGAACTACCGCAACCTCTTCGACAAAGAAACCCGCCTGATGCGCGGCCGCAACCAGAACGGCACGTTCCAGTCGCCCTTCAACCCCTTTAAGTGGGGCGACGCCTTCACGGAGGGCAACAGCTGGCACTACACCTGGTCGGTGTTCCACGATATCAACGGGCTGATGACGCTCATGGGCGGCCCCAAGCCCTTTGTGGCGGCCCTGGACACGGTATTTACCCTGGCGCCGGTGTTCGATGCCTCATATTATGGCTCCGTGATTCACGAAATCCGGGAGATGCAGATTGCGGGCATGGGCAATTATGCTCACGGCAACCAGCCTATTCAGCACATGGTGTACCTCTACGCCTACGCCGGTCAGCCCTGGAAAACCCAGTACTGGGCCCGCGAAACCCTCAACCGCCTCTACCTGCCCACCCCCGACGGTTACTGCGGCGACGAAGACAACGGCCAAACCTCCGCCTGGTACGTCTTCTCGGCCCTGGGTTTCTACCCCGTATGCCCCGCCACCGACCAGTACGTGCTGGGCGCCCCGCTCTTCCCGAAAACCACCCTACACCTCGCCAACGGCAAGACCATCGTGCTGAACGCCCCCGCCAATAGCGCCGCCAACCGCTACGTGCAGGCCGTGCGCCTCAACGGCCAGTCCTACACCCACAACTGGCTCAGCCACCAAACGCTGATGCAGGGCGGAACGGTAGAGTTTGAAATGACCGATAAGCCGAATATGATGCGTGGTACGAAGGCTGAGGACGCGCCGTATTCGTTTTCAAAAGGGGAGAGGTAGAGCCGGCTATACAATCTAAATTGCCCGTCATGTCGAGCGCAGTCGAGACATCTCGCTAGTGTAGTATATGATGATTACCATCACAACATCAGCACGCAAGATGTCTCGACTGCGCTCGACATGACGCAGAAAAATTGAAGTATGAAAAATCGGTATTTGCTTTCAGGTAGTGTGGCCATGCTGAGCGCCTGCGCCACGGTAAAACCCGCCACGCCAACTGCGGTGGGGACATACAAGCCAGTCGATGCGCAGCTGTACCGCGCCATTGCCCAGCAGGACAGCCTGATGTTCGTGGCCTTCAACCAGCACGATGTAGAAAAGCTGCAAGCCTTCTTCGCCGAGGATGTGGAGTTTTACCACGACAAAGGCGGCTTATCCAACTTTCAGCAAACCATGCAGGCCTTCCGAAATATGTTCGACCAAAACAAAACCACCGGCCTGAACCGCCAGCTGGTACCGGGCACACTGGAAGTGTATCCCATCAATGGCTACGGCGCCGTGGAAACCTACCAGCACCGTTTCTGCCACGTGGAAAACGGCAAAGACGACTGCGGTACCTTCAAGAATATGATGGTCTGGCGGCTAAAGGATGGGCAGTGGAATGTAACGCGGGTGGTGAGTTATGGACATTGATACTTTTGGCTACCATGCTGTTATTAGCTGTAGTTGAGTAACGTTATTGTATTTGAAATGAAAAGAGTTGCTATTGTCTCCCTGCTTGCTGCTAGTTTTTTCAGCTTCTCACCCAAAAAATCTTTACAAGATCAGTCGGATAGTTGTCAAGCCAAATGGCAATATGTTGTCAGTAGTAAGAAGATAAAAGGCAGAGTTATTTTTCACAAAAATACTGACGAGTTGTGCGGGCTATTACCAACTGCCTCTGTCACTTTAGTGAAAACAAATGAAGGCGATACTATAAGAGTATTAGAGTTGTGTAACCTCAGTAAGAAATTCGCTAATGGAGAATTCGTGTTGATACAACCAGACACGGCTTTTGAAGCTGAAAATATTTCAGTACCTGTTGATCCTCGGACATGTTCACTCAAGCGAACCTATCTTGGAAAGGTTGAATCTATTTCGAAGCGGTAAAGCAATGAGTCGTTAGGGAACGAGAGAAGGTAGTTGATTCATACCTTGTCAGCTTCAACGCTACTCCCTCCGAAGCCAATGCCCCGCCTTCTCCTCGCCGCGCTCCTCCTCTCATCTATTCCCACCTTCGCTCAAAAGGCTAAACCCGCCGAAAACCTCGTTCAATACGCGCACCCCATTGTAGGCACGCAGCGCATGGGGCACACATTTCCGGGCGCAACGGTGCCATTTGGCATGGTGCAGCTCTCGCCCGATACCGACACCATCAGCTACGAGCAGAACGGCAAGTACAACCCCAAGGTGTACGAATACTGCGCCGGCTACCAGTACGAGGACAAAACAATCGTCGGGTTTTCGCACACGCACTTCAGCGGCACCGGCCACTCTGATCTGGGCGACTTCCTCATCATGCCCACCACCGGGCCGCTGCAGCTCAACCCCGGCACCGCCGATAAGCCCGAAAGTGGCTTCCGCTCCCGGTTTTCGCACCAGAATGAGGTAGCCGAGCCGGCCTACTACAAGGTAAAGCTCGACGACCACAACATCCTGGCCGAGCTGACGGCCACCAACCGCGTCGGCTTTCACCAATACACCTTCCCCAAGGCCGACGACGCCCACATTATCCTCGACCTCACGGCCGGCATCTATAACTACCCCGATAAAAACGTCTGGACGTTTGTGCGCGTGGAAAACGACTCGCTGGTAACCGGCTACCGCCAGACCAACGGCTGGGCCCGCACCCGCACCGAGTATTTCGCCCTGCAATTCTCCAAGCCCTTCCGCCAGTACGGCGCCCGCAACTACGCCAAAAAGCAGGCTTACCGGGGCTTCTGGGGTCGTTTTGATCAGGCGCACAACTTCCCGGAGCAGGCCGGCGAGCAGCTACGCCTATACTTCGATTTTCAGACCCAGGCAGGGGAGAAGATCAAGCTGAAAATGGCCTTGTCCGGGGTGAGTACGGAAGGGGCGTTGCGTAACCTGCGGGCCGAGCTGCCGGGCTGGGATTTTGAGCAGACGAAGCGCCAGGGTCAGGCGCAGTGGCAGCAGGAGCTTAGCAAGGTCACCATTGACTCGCCGAAACAGGTGGACAAGGACAACTTCTACACGGCCCTGTACCACGCCTTCCTCAGCCCCACTACCTACCAGGACGTGGACGGCCAGTACCGCGGCCTCGACCAGAACATTCACAAGGCCGAAGGCTTCACCAACTACACCACCTTCTCGCTCTGGGATACCTACCGCGCCCTGCACCCGCTGTTTAACGTGGTGCAGCCCAAGCGCAACGCCGACATGATTCAGTCCATGCTGGCGCACTTTGGGCAGAGCGCCGAGCACATGCTGCCCGTGTGGAGCCACCACGCCAACGAAAACTGGTGCATGATTGGCTACCACGCGGTGCCCGTTATTGCCGATGCCATTGTGAAAGGCAACGCGCCCTTCGATGCCAACAAAGCCCTGGATGCCTGCGTAACCACTGCCCGCCAGCAGTGGTACGACGGCATAGGCGAGTACCTGCGCCTGGGCTACGTGCCCGAGGATAAAAGCGGCTCCTCCGTCTCCAAAACCCTGGAATACGCCTACGATGACTGGTGCATTGCCCAGGCCGCCAAAAAGCTGGGCCGTGCGGATATTGAGCAGGAGTTCAGCAAGCGCGCCCAGAACTGGCAGAACGTGTACGACCAGCGCATCGGCTTTATGCGCCCGCGCCTTTCCGATGGCTCCTTCCGCAAAGAGTTTGACCCGCTGAGCACCAACAACCAGGGCTTCATCGAAGGCAACGCCTGGAACTACAGCCTCTACGTGCCCCAGGACCCCGCCGCGCTTATCGCCAAAATGGGCGGCAACTCCCGCTTCACGGAGCATCTGGACTCGCTGTTCACCATGCACCTGCCCGATAAGTTCTTCGCCGAAACCGAGGACATCACCCGCGACGGTATCATTGGCAACTACGTGCACGGCAACGAGCCCGCCCACCACGCCGCCTACCTCTACAACTGGACCAACCAGCCCTGGAAAACCCAGGCCCGCGTGCGCATGATTCTTCCCAAAATGTACCGCCCCACCCCCGACGGCCTCGGCGGCAACGACGACTGCGGGCAGATGTCGGCCTGGTACGTCTTCTCGGCTCTAGGCTTCTACCCCGTAGCCCCTGGCTCCCCGGAATACACCCTCGGCAGCCCCGCCATCCACGGCGCCACGCTCCGGCTGGAAAACGGCAAAATCTTCCGCATCACCGTCAAAAATCAGAGCGACAAGAACGTGTATGTGAAAGAAGCGCGCCTAAACGGCCAGAAGCTGACGCGGCCGTTCCTCAAACATCAGGATATTATGAATGGGGGAGAGTTGGTGTTTACGATGGCGGGCAAGCCGTGAGGAAGAAAAATTTATAAGTTTCAACAGGTAAGAATGGTGTCTATCTACTGTCAAGCTTTATAAACATGAAAAAATCTACTACTGTATGCCTTCTGCTAATAGTATTTTGTCTCTTTCAATGTGGTGCAAAGAATTATAAGCATGCCCGAATAAAGCAAGTGAGTGGAAAGGAATTTATAGAGCTTCGTGGGAGAAGAGTATTGATGGTACATGACCCTATTTCTATGTTATTTGGTAGTACATATACGGATACTCTACTTATTCCTCTTTCTAGAGCGTGTTAATGACTTAGCAGGTTAATGTGATTTGCTTTGACGAGCATCAGACACGCAAAGACGAGGTAATGAATGCCTTCCAGGGTGGAGGTAAGGCGTTCGTAATCCCTAGCCAATCGTCGGAAACGGGCCGCCCAAGCAAAGGAGCGTTCCACCACCCAGCGCTTGGGCAGCAACACAAAGCCTCGTTTGGCCGCGGGCAATTTCACCACGTGCAGGGCAATGCCCTGCTCGGCAGCGGCCTGCGCTGGTTCCTGCCCCGTGTACCCTTGGTCGACGTAGGCCAGCGTGACCGATTGGCCCGTGATGGCCTGTACTTCTTCGGCTAGTGCTGCCACCTGGGCCCGGTCCTGTTCGTTGGCCGGCGTGACCAGCGCCGCCAGCAAATGCCCCAGCGTGTCCACGGCCATGTGCACCTTGCTGCCGTTGCGCCGCTTGGCCCCATCATACCCGGCCCGGTGCCCGCTTTCGGGTGTGCTTTGCAGCGTGCGGCTGTCGAGCAGGATGGCCGAGGGCTCGGCCGGGCGGCCTTGGGCTGTGCGTAGCAACTGGCGCAAATCATCGACCATCGTTTCAAAACAGCGGGCCTCGAGCCAACGCCGTAGCTGCTGGTAGACGGCCGGCCAAGCCGGAAAATCACCCGGCAGGTAGTGCCAAGGCACTCCGGTGCGGGCCAAATAGCGTACGGCATTGAACAAGCTCCGCAGCGGATATTCCCGTTGCGGGGCCGCTTCGCTCATCAGCGTCAAATAGGGGGCAGCAAACGCCCATTCTTCGTCGCTTACATCGCTCGGATAACCAGGGTGGGGCTTTTTCATCCCCGAATTTCTTCAATTAGTCATTAACACGCTCTAGTTCTCAAAATGGAATAATTAAAGGCGAGAATATTCCTGTAAAACCTGGTTACTACGGTTATAGAGGCAGTGTAGTAGTAAACAATTCTAAAGTAGTTGTGAATCTATTTATCTCTGATTCGTCTATGAATACACCAAGACCTTTGTATTGGAACGGAGTATATAAATTAGTTAATAATTAAAGCCCGTTAGTGGTCTGCCTATAAAATAAGCCCCACTTCTCCAGTCTGGTTGGACTGGAGAAGTGGGACTTTTAAATTACTAGAAAAATACTACCGGTTAGGCAAAAACCCAGGAGTTGCGCCGCTCTTGTTTTTATTCCGATTATAGAGATACGCCGCGCCGGCCGCCAGCAACGCGCCAGTGACGAGCTTACGGCCAGTACCGCCAGACCGGCCGGCGGTGTCATAGGTGCCAGTAGTAGGGTAAACGGTCTTGCGACCCCCAAACAGGCCTGAAAGCAGGCCACCCATAGTGCCGCTGGGGCGGTCAGAACCAAATATGCTCATGATTGACAAGGGATATGGTGTAGGCTATAATAACGCAGACGGTGCCATTGGGGTTAGTTTCAAAAGGCTGTAAATCAGGAATTGGGTTGCATAAACAGGTGGCCTGACGCAGAGCCGCGCGTATTTTGAGGGTAGGGAAGCAGCGTAACGTGCGTTTTCTGCGTTAGATTTGGTACCCCCTTCTGCCTCCTTACTCCTCATATTTTGTCCGTAAATCTGCGTTTTCTGCTACCATTGCTGGCTCTCAGCACCGTTACCTATGCCCAAAGCGGCCCGGTTAAAGTCGAAGTAAAACAGACCGATGGCCGCTACGAGCTGCTGCGGGGCGGCCAGCCATACTTCATCAAAGGCGCGGGGGGCGGGCAGTTCCCGGAGCGCGTGAAGGCCTACGGCGGCAACTCCATCCGTACCTGGAGCACCGATGGCGCCGACGTAACGCTGGCCGAAGCCAACAAAAACGGCCTGACCGTGATGCTGGGCCTGGACGTGGCCCGGGAGCGGCACGGCTTCGACTACAATAACCCGCAGGCCGTGGCCGAGCAGCTGCAAAGGCTGCGCGCCGATGTACTCAAGTACAAGGACAACCCGGCTGTACTGTTCTGGGGCATCGGCAACGAGCTGAACCTGGAGTACACCAACCCTAAAGTGTGGGACGCCGTGCAGCAGATTGCCCAGATGATTCACGAAGTGGACCCCAACCACCCCACCAGCACCGTTCTGGCGGGCCTCAACCAAAAGGAGGTTGACCTGATCAAGGCCAAATGCCCGGCCGTGGATATCCTCAGCATTAATACCTACGCCGGGCTGGCGGCCATTCCGCAGCAGGTGCGCGCCACCGGCTGGGCCGGCCCGTATGTGGTAGCCGAGTGGGGCCCCACCGGCCACTGGGAAAGCCCCGTTACACCCTGGAAAGCCTCAGTAGAGGAAACCAGCAGCCAGAAAGCCGCCGTGTACCAGAGCCGCTACGAGGCCTCGGTGGCCAAGGACAAAACCCAGTGCCTGGGCACCTACGTGTTTCTGTGGGGCCAGAAACAGGAGCGCACCCCTACCTGGTACGGCATCTTCACGGAGGATGGGAAGGAGTCGGAAGTGGTAGATGTGATGCAGTACCTGTGGAGCGGCCAATGGCCCGAAAACCGCGCCCCGCACCTGGCCGGTTTCCGCCTGAACGGAAAGCAGGCCACGGATAGCGTGTACCTGCAACCCGGCAAGCGCTACCCCGCCATGGTCTCCGTTACCGACCCCGACAAAGACCGGCTGACTTACCGCTGGGAGCTGCTCCCGGAAAGCACCGACCTGAAATCCGGCGGCGACCGGGAAAGCCGCCCGGCACCCATTGCAGGGCTGATTCCGGCGAATGCCAAAGCTAAAACCAAACTCAAAGCCCCTGATAAGGAAGGCGCCTACCGCCTGTTCATCTACACCTATGATGGGCACGACAACGTAGCCACGGCCAACATTCCGATTTATGTGAAGGGCAAGTAGCCGTTGTCGGTTTCTTGTAAGCACAGCAGCCATCTAATTGCTAAAGAGTCTGCATAAAAAAGGCCACTGAGATTCAGTGGCCTTTTTCTTTACATGCGTTCCAGCAGCTCATCAAATGTGCGCAGCAGCTCGGCGCGGCTGTCCTCCGGCTCGGCTTCCAGACGCTGGGCAAACACTTCCCGCTCTGTAAAATCGTGGAGGCTGCGGGTGAGGGGAGCGTCGGTTTCCTCTTCCTCGCCCAGGGCGCGGAGCTTGACTAGGCGGAAGTGGCGGCGGGCCAGCACTTCCAGCTGCTGCCGGTCCAGCTCCTGAATAACTTTGAGCAGGGCATCGGCTACTTCCAGCTGGGTGAGTTCAGAGTGCACCTGCACATCTGCCCAGGCGGGGAGGTGGTAGCCGGTATTATCGTAGGTTGTGAGGCTTAGGGTGACTTCCTGCAGGGTGCCGTGGAAGCGCACCAGCCGGCGGGCACCCGGTACCAGCAGACTTTGCAGCTCGGCCAGACAGCCGCCCTTAAAATCCAGCAGCAAGACTTCCTTCGGGTGGTCTACCTCGGAAAAAGACAGCGGAATAGGGGAGCCCGAGTAGCGGATATGCTCCCGACCACCCACGCGCTGCGGCCGGTGAATGTGGCCCAGGGCCACGTAATCGAAGATAGCGGGGAAGTGGTCGGCGGTAACCTGGCCCAGGTTGCCTACGTGAATGGTGCGCTCGGAATCGGAAGGGGCGGCGCCGGCGGCGTAGAGGTGGCCGGTGGCTATAATGGGCAGGCCCAGGTCTTTGAGCTGCCACACCTGCTCTATTTCGGCGCAGCGGGCGTAGTGGTCGGCAATGCCTTGCTTGATGCGGGCTTCGCGCTCCTCGGCGGTTTCGCCGGGCACGGAAAGGCGCACGTCCCGGTCGCGGAGAAAGGGAATGGCGCACACCACCAGGCCGGGCTTGCCGTGGGCATCATCCAGCACCAGCACCTGGTCCTCGAAGCAGTCGGGCACGCAGCCTACCACGTGCACGCGCAGGTGGCGCAGCAGGCGGGCGGGGGCGTTGAGGGTAGCGGGCGAGTCGTGGTTGCCGCCTACTACCACTATGTCGCGGCAGCCGGTGCCGCGCATATTCAGCAGGAAGGAGTAATATAGCTCCAGGGCCTGGTTGGAGGGCGAGCCAGTATCGAAAATATCACCGGCCACTATCAGCACTTCCACCTGCTGCTCGCGCACGGTCTGCACCAACCAGTCCAGAAAATGGCGGTGCTCATCGGTGCGTTCGTGCCCGCTGATGAAGCGTTGACCCAAGTGCCAGTCGGCGGTGTGTAGTACGCGCATGAGAATCCAGTGAATCTCAAAGATACTTCAACCTAGTTAGAAGCGAAAGAGTTAGTATAAGCAATCAAGCCAAGATGAAGTTAAGTAGGAATTAGTACTACAGTAATTCGTAAATTGAAAGCAATTAATAGGGTAATTATTTTAGTATATATTTTAAATTTATTATATAGATTAATCTTCCGCGCAACCTGAAATATATAGTGATTTGTCGTCGTTCCTTAATAAAAAACTATAGCTCCAATAAATTCCCTCTTGTGCTATGGTAGAATAAATAATAGTTGTTGGCTTAATAAATTCATTTATGAAGCTAATGTATTCGTTTGTAGCTTTTTCTAGCTCTTTTTCTTTGTGTTGGTCTAGGTGTAATCCCGCTGTAGTGTCACCACGGTAGTTCAGTCCATAGTTTATCCTCTTCCAGAAATCATCTAATTCAATTGGGGTTTTGTTTTGGGAGTCTTCGCTGAATTCGATGCAATGTTTATTTATTTCATTATTGAACTCTGATTTATTAGAGCAGTTTGTGAAAATATGGAATGAAAAATACACTTGGTAATTATGGCCATACATCAGTTTTTCGAGTTTGTTAATTATGGCTTTGATATATTCCGATTTCATTGTGTAGGCATATGCTGTTTGAATATTGCAAATTAGCGGAGGGTAGTCTAGATCCTTCGCCAAGCTCAGGAAGACAGAAGGTTTTAAGAGGATAATATTACTGAGAACAGCTATTGATGTCCTTGTTTATTCCTTATTTCTCCCAGATGGTGCGCTTGTACTCGGCCTTACTGAAGTCCTCGTCGTTGATTTTGGTGTTTCCTCCGAATCCGCCCAGGTAGCCGAGCGAATTGCAATTGCCATCTATCACCTCCGCACTAGCATCAGCAATACAATCACCCGGGTTGAGAACATAGACCAGTTTCCCCTGAAAAAAGTACTCCTTGATGTTAACATCCGACTCACAAGGAGCCTCTTTCAGGTCCACGGCTTTTTGCTTTATACACTTGGGAGAATCCTTGGCAATATCGACCTTCTCGCAGGCCGTGAATGCAAAGGCAGAGCCAATCAAACAGTAGAAAATCTTCTTCATAGGAATGCAGGTGAAGGCGCCGGGTGCTATAGAAAACAAAAATGACCAGAGGCTCGCAAGTCCCTGGTCATTTTAAGAGTACGCGCCGTGCCAGATAGTTGCACTGCGCAAAGTTGTTTACACGTGCGCTGACTGCGTCTGGAAGGTGGTAATGGCTTCGCCGAGGTCATAAACCGGCACGCCGGGCAGGGCCGCTTCCAGAATGCTGGCACCCGCTGCGGATCGGTAGCCACCGGCGCAATGCACCAGAATCGGTTTATCGGTCGGCACTTCGCGCACCCGCTCGCGCAGCTCGGGCAGCGGAATCAGCAGGGCATTATCGAAAATGGGGTGCTGGGCTTCGGTGCGGTTGCGGATGTCTACGATGGTGAAATCCTGGGGCTGCTGGCGCACGTGCTCCACATCGGTGGTGGGGCTGGTGGCCGGTAGCTGGTGGGGCGTGAGCAGGGCGCCTTTGATGTTGGTTTCGTAGCCGATTTTGGCGGCTTTGCGAATCACGGTGTCCAGGGCAATCTGGGAATCGGCCAGCAGGTAGAACGGCTCCCTGGGGCCTACAATGGAGCCCAGCCAGGTTTCAAACTTGCCGCCATCCATCAGGTTAATGGCGCCGGGCAGGTGGCCGGCCCGAAACTCCGCGGCCGGGCGGGTATCAATAATGAGAATGCCGGGCTCTACGGGCGCATCCATCAGCGGGCGCGGCACCCGCCGGATGCTGTCCTCGAAGGGCAGTGCGCCCTGCTTGTTCAGCATTACATCGTGCCCAAAATACTTGGGCATAAAGGGCTGGTCTTCCAGCAATACCCGCACAAACTCATCCTGCGTCATGGGCTGCAGGGCGTAGTTGGTTTTCAACTCCTTGCCAATAGTGCTGTCCAGATCGGGGCTGGTGGTTTTGCCGCACAGGGAGCCTGGGCCGTGCGCCGGGTACACCTTGGTGGTAGGCGGCAGCGTCATGAGCTTGTTGCGGGTGGAGAGGTAGAGCTGGGCGGCCAGCTGCTCGCGCTGGTGCCCGCCTACCAGCTCACTCTCGCGCAGGTCAGGGCGGCCTACATCGCCCACAAACAGCGTATCGCCGGTGAATACGGCGCGGGTCTGGGCCATATCGTCTATCAGCAGAATGCTGATGCTGTCGGGGGAGTGGCCCGGGGTATTGATGGCGTGGAGCTCCACGGTGCCCAGCGCTATCCGGTCACCATCATCAAAGGCATGATGGGCATAGGTGGCGTGCACCAGCTTGCTGCAGTAAATAGTGGCGCCGGTTTCTTCGGCTATTTCCAGGTGCGAGGATACAAAATCAGCGTGCGGATGCGTCTCAATAACGGCTACAATCCGGGCCTCGTGCTCGTCGGCAAAATCATAGTAGGGCTGGGGGTCGCGGGCCGGGTCAATAATAGCTACCTGGCGGCCACTGCGGATAGCGTAACTGGCGTGGGCCAGCCCTTTATCGTAAAACTGCTGAATTTGTACCGACGAGGTACTACTGGGGAGGGGACTCATAGGGGTATAACTTGGTGGATGCCTCGGACGCAGCTACGCGGGAGGCATATTTTCAAATATAAGCAAGTGTAGTTCCTTTTGTATGGCAAAGGCCGATTCTGTGGCAAATTGACAGGCTGCGGCCGCAGGAAAGGCTCTTTGCAGAGAAAGGAAAAAAATATTTTTAATAATGCTTGTACATACAATTATAAAATCATTTACCTTTGAGCCATCATGAGCGACAAAAAGAATTCCCCTTACTGCGGCTGCCTGTATTTTGCGGCCAATGCGCTGGGCCGGCTGTTAACCGGACTGGCGGATCAGGAATTCCGGACCACGGGGCTGGCCCCCAGCCTGGCGTTTGTGGTGATGAACGTGAACCGGCAGCCCGGCATTCAGCCGTCCCAGCTCAGCGAGCTGATGAAGCTGACGCCCTCTACCGTGTCAAGGCTAGTGGAAAAGCTGGAGCATCAGGGCTACCTCCGCCGGGAGGTAACCGGGCGCACCACGCAGGTGCATGCCACGGAAAAGGGGCAGGCCTTGCAGCCTCAACTGCAGGCCGCCTGGCGCAGCCTGTATGCTCGCTACTCTGAGCTAATTGGCGTGGAAGCAGCTAAAATGC
The Hymenobacter sp. DG25B genome window above contains:
- a CDS encoding GH92 family glycosyl hydrolase, producing the protein MKLLKVFPLAALLLACLPLFAQDQTPNLADLVNPLMGTDSKPSLSNGNTYPAIARPWGMNFWLPQTGKMGSGWAYQYSADKIKGFKQTHQPSPWMNDYGQFALMPITGALRFEEEERASWFSHKAEVVTPYYYRVYLADYDITTELTPTERAARFRFTFPKTDSAYVVLDALDRGSHVQVQPQQRRIIGYTTRNSGGVPQNFKNYFIIEFDHDFSSTTVYLDKVLYGQRLEATGGHTGAVVGFKTRKGEQVQARVASSFISPEQAERNLQEIGSNDFEAVKQQGKTAWNEQLGRVQVEGGTDAQQRTFYSCLYRSLLFPRKFYELDAAGQPVHYSPYNGQVQPGYLYTDTGFWDTFRALFPFLNLLYPDVNSQIQAGLVNTYKEGGWLPEWASPGYRDIMVGNNSASVVADAYLKGVRGYDINKLYEGLLKGANAQGPLEAVGRAGASYYNKLGYVPYDVKINESAARTLEYAYDDFAIAQLGKALGRPKKEVALYQKRSQNYRNLFDKETRLMRGRNQNGTFQSPFNPFKWGDAFTEGNSWHYTWSVFHDINGLMTLMGGPKPFVAALDTVFTLAPVFDASYYGSVIHEIREMQIAGMGNYAHGNQPIQHMVYLYAYAGQPWKTQYWARETLNRLYLPTPDGYCGDEDNGQTSAWYVFSALGFYPVCPATDQYVLGAPLFPKTTLHLANGKTIVLNAPANSAANRYVQAVRLNGQSYTHNWLSHQTLMQGGTVEFEMTDKPNMMRGTKAEDAPYSFSKGER
- a CDS encoding nuclear transport factor 2 family protein — encoded protein: MKNRYLLSGSVAMLSACATVKPATPTAVGTYKPVDAQLYRAIAQQDSLMFVAFNQHDVEKLQAFFAEDVEFYHDKGGLSNFQQTMQAFRNMFDQNKTTGLNRQLVPGTLEVYPINGYGAVETYQHRFCHVENGKDDCGTFKNMMVWRLKDGQWNVTRVVSYGH
- a CDS encoding GH92 family glycosyl hydrolase; translation: MPRLLLAALLLSSIPTFAQKAKPAENLVQYAHPIVGTQRMGHTFPGATVPFGMVQLSPDTDTISYEQNGKYNPKVYEYCAGYQYEDKTIVGFSHTHFSGTGHSDLGDFLIMPTTGPLQLNPGTADKPESGFRSRFSHQNEVAEPAYYKVKLDDHNILAELTATNRVGFHQYTFPKADDAHIILDLTAGIYNYPDKNVWTFVRVENDSLVTGYRQTNGWARTRTEYFALQFSKPFRQYGARNYAKKQAYRGFWGRFDQAHNFPEQAGEQLRLYFDFQTQAGEKIKLKMALSGVSTEGALRNLRAELPGWDFEQTKRQGQAQWQQELSKVTIDSPKQVDKDNFYTALYHAFLSPTTYQDVDGQYRGLDQNIHKAEGFTNYTTFSLWDTYRALHPLFNVVQPKRNADMIQSMLAHFGQSAEHMLPVWSHHANENWCMIGYHAVPVIADAIVKGNAPFDANKALDACVTTARQQWYDGIGEYLRLGYVPEDKSGSSVSKTLEYAYDDWCIAQAAKKLGRADIEQEFSKRAQNWQNVYDQRIGFMRPRLSDGSFRKEFDPLSTNNQGFIEGNAWNYSLYVPQDPAALIAKMGGNSRFTEHLDSLFTMHLPDKFFAETEDITRDGIIGNYVHGNEPAHHAAYLYNWTNQPWKTQARVRMILPKMYRPTPDGLGGNDDCGQMSAWYVFSALGFYPVAPGSPEYTLGSPAIHGATLRLENGKIFRITVKNQSDKNVYVKEARLNGQKLTRPFLKHQDIMNGGELVFTMAGKP
- a CDS encoding IS5 family transposase, which gives rise to MKKPHPGYPSDVSDEEWAFAAPYLTLMSEAAPQREYPLRSLFNAVRYLARTGVPWHYLPGDFPAWPAVYQQLRRWLEARCFETMVDDLRQLLRTAQGRPAEPSAILLDSRTLQSTPESGHRAGYDGAKRRNGSKVHMAVDTLGHLLAALVTPANEQDRAQVAALAEEVQAITGQSVTLAYVDQGYTGQEPAQAAAEQGIALHVVKLPAAKRGFVLLPKRWVVERSFAWAARFRRLARDYERLTSTLEGIHYLVFACLMLVKANHINLLSH